One genomic region from Microcystis panniformis FACHB-1757 encodes:
- a CDS encoding rubredoxin: MSDRPPELTLADQAPANYECRSCGYVYDPSKGDSKTNTPAGTPFEELPETWRCPVCGVRRSQFINIGAKDAPSGFQENLSYGFGVNRLTPSQKNILIFGALALGFVFFISLYGLN, from the coding sequence ATGAGCGATCGCCCACCAGAACTAACCCTAGCCGACCAGGCCCCTGCCAACTACGAATGTCGCTCCTGCGGCTACGTTTACGACCCCAGCAAGGGAGATAGTAAAACCAACACTCCCGCTGGAACCCCCTTCGAGGAATTGCCAGAAACGTGGCGCTGTCCCGTGTGTGGTGTGCGTCGTTCCCAATTTATCAACATCGGAGCCAAAGATGCTCCTTCGGGATTCCAAGAAAATCTTAGCTATGGTTTTGGAGTTAACCGTCTGACTCCGTCACAAAAAAATATTTTGATTTTCGGGGCTTTAGCGCTAGGATTTGTTTTCTTTATTAGTTTATATGGTTTAAACTAA
- a CDS encoding helix-turn-helix domain-containing protein, which translates to MTQSNPIEITFGSDNIFEDLGFNSEEATNLKIRADLMLTLRSFIQEKRWTQQEAATFFEETQPKISDLMNGEISRFTVDKLLSLLDKTGMKVKLEIFTK; encoded by the coding sequence ATGACACAATCTAACCCTATTGAGATCACTTTTGGTAGCGATAACATCTTTGAAGATTTAGGATTTAACAGTGAAGAAGCAACTAACTTAAAAATTAGAGCCGATTTGATGTTAACCTTGCGGTCTTTTATCCAAGAAAAAAGATGGACACAGCAAGAAGCCGCCACTTTTTTCGAGGAAACACAACCGAAAATTAGTGATTTAATGAATGGAGAAATTAGCCGTTTTACTGTTGATAAATTACTCAGTCTTTTAGATAAAACGGGAATGAAAGTTAAACTCGAAATCTTCACCAAGTAA
- a CDS encoding photosynthesis system II assembly factor Ycf48, whose protein sequence is MRKLKQFVIVLAVAFFCFSCSSVPSLSSSPWQILTLDTDSTFADIAFTDDLQHGWLVGTKSTLFETTDGGDSWQQKVLNLGEEKVSFSAVSFHDQEGWIVGKPSILLHSEDGGSSWSRIPLSEKLPGSPYGIIALNDKTAEMVTDLGAIYRTKDGGKTWQALVEGAVGVARTIVRSHDGKYVAVSARGNFYSTWEPGSTEWQPHNRLSSRRLQKVGYGENGELWALARGGQLQFTSPNDLDTWEDKVFPEFSTSWGLLDLNYRTPEEIWVAGGSGNLLVSDDNGQSWQKDRAVESVPSNLYRIVFINSDKGFVLGQNGVLLKYNPPSEPA, encoded by the coding sequence ATGAGAAAACTGAAACAATTCGTAATAGTTCTAGCTGTAGCCTTTTTCTGCTTTAGCTGTAGTAGTGTGCCATCCCTGAGCAGTAGTCCTTGGCAAATCCTCACCCTCGACACTGACTCCACTTTTGCCGATATCGCCTTTACCGACGACCTGCAGCACGGTTGGTTAGTGGGAACCAAATCTACCCTCTTTGAAACCACCGATGGGGGGGACAGCTGGCAGCAAAAAGTCCTCAACCTTGGCGAAGAAAAAGTTAGCTTTAGCGCCGTCAGTTTCCACGACCAAGAGGGTTGGATTGTCGGTAAACCCTCAATTCTTCTCCATAGCGAAGACGGGGGCAGCAGCTGGTCCCGTATCCCCTTAAGTGAAAAATTACCCGGTTCCCCCTACGGAATTATCGCCCTTAACGACAAAACCGCCGAAATGGTCACGGATTTAGGCGCTATCTACCGCACCAAAGACGGGGGCAAAACTTGGCAAGCTTTAGTGGAAGGTGCTGTGGGTGTGGCCCGGACAATTGTTCGTTCCCATGATGGTAAATACGTGGCCGTTTCCGCACGCGGTAACTTTTATTCCACCTGGGAACCGGGGTCAACAGAATGGCAACCCCACAATCGTCTTTCCTCCCGCCGCTTACAAAAAGTCGGTTATGGTGAAAATGGGGAACTGTGGGCCCTGGCCCGGGGTGGTCAACTACAATTTACTAGCCCCAATGATCTCGATACATGGGAAGATAAGGTATTCCCCGAGTTTTCCACCAGTTGGGGACTTTTGGACCTCAACTACCGCACTCCCGAAGAAATTTGGGTCGCTGGTGGTAGCGGCAATCTGTTGGTCAGTGATGACAACGGCCAATCTTGGCAAAAAGATCGCGCCGTGGAAAGTGTCCCCTCCAATCTCTATCGAATTGTTTTTATCAATTCCGACAAGGGTTTTGTCTTGGGACAAAATGGGGTTTTACTGAAATATAATCCCCCGAGCGAACCGGCCTAA
- a CDS encoding TOMM precursor leader peptide-binding protein yields MFNQLDWNPAYSIETLEPNTVFFLSERESICFQEPLYYRLVRLIDGQRNLDEIIDILQLELLQNQEINPSNTNSFAVIINYSLAIQKAIFQLYKRGFLLEKKELLPSNLAILCHHLQVSQDQAFERLQSLKVTVKSLGSIPQQDLINILNSLQIQVADEGDLTIILTDNYLHPDLDSINQQALVSQKPWLLVNPLGNLAWIGPLFDPDKTGCWHCLAQRLRDNRPVEEFIIRQRDNKISLISPLGFSSATIQTVLNLTAMEVFKWIIQGKNQRLEGMLMTYDTLNLQFQEHILVKRPNCPSCGYSLNKTPLPVVLGHRKKAFTSDGGHRFCSPEETLRTYQHHIGPITGIVRELNKIQGNALVHTYVAKHHFRSVFDDLDSLRQNIGGRSAGKGRTDSQAKASGFCEAIERYSGVFQGNEIREKASYQELGDKAIHPNKCMNFSEKQYQHREEWNGKNQGWFQKVPEPFDETRIIDWTPVWSLTAQDFKYLPTGYCYYGYSQSEPLDCWADSNGCAAGNTIEEAILQGFMELVERDCVALWWYNQLVKPSVNLESFNEPYFEQLKQYYEGLNRELWVLDITSDLNIPCFAAISPRKEREVEDILLGYGAHFDPKIAISRALTEVNQILPNVLSFKEDGTTIYPPSADPLAVKWWQTARLSNQSYLVPDSKIIPKKSHNYLQLASDDLLADVKLCQRIVESKEMEMLVLDQTRPDIGLRVAKVIVPGMRHMWKRLGAGRLYDVPVSMGWLKETLTEDELNPFPMWM; encoded by the coding sequence ATGTTCAACCAGCTTGATTGGAATCCTGCCTATTCAATTGAAACCCTAGAACCAAATACGGTATTTTTTCTATCTGAGCGAGAATCAATCTGTTTTCAAGAGCCGCTTTATTATCGTTTAGTAAGATTAATCGATGGTCAACGTAATCTTGATGAAATTATTGATATTCTTCAGTTAGAACTGTTACAAAATCAAGAAATCAATCCTAGTAATACTAATTCGTTCGCAGTTATTATTAATTATAGTCTGGCAATTCAAAAAGCAATTTTTCAGTTATATAAACGAGGGTTTTTGTTAGAAAAAAAAGAATTATTACCGTCTAATTTAGCAATTTTATGCCATCATCTTCAGGTTTCTCAAGACCAAGCTTTTGAACGATTACAATCTCTGAAGGTTACGGTTAAAAGCCTAGGCTCAATTCCCCAGCAAGATTTGATCAATATTTTAAATTCCTTGCAAATTCAAGTCGCAGATGAAGGGGATTTAACCATTATTTTAACCGATAATTATCTTCATCCTGATTTAGATAGTATTAATCAACAAGCTTTAGTCTCGCAAAAGCCTTGGTTATTAGTTAATCCCCTGGGAAATCTAGCATGGATTGGTCCCTTATTTGATCCCGATAAAACTGGTTGTTGGCATTGTTTGGCTCAACGATTACGAGATAATCGTCCCGTGGAGGAATTTATCATTAGACAGAGAGACAATAAGATTTCTTTAATTTCTCCTTTAGGGTTTTCTTCAGCGACAATACAGACGGTTTTAAATCTGACGGCTATGGAGGTTTTTAAGTGGATTATTCAAGGTAAAAATCAACGTTTAGAAGGAATGCTAATGACTTATGATACTTTAAATTTACAATTTCAAGAGCATATTTTAGTTAAACGTCCGAACTGTCCTAGTTGTGGATATTCTCTAAATAAAACACCTTTACCCGTGGTTTTGGGACATCGTAAAAAGGCTTTTACCAGTGATGGGGGACATCGTTTTTGTTCTCCTGAAGAAACCTTAAGAACCTATCAACATCATATCGGTCCTATTACGGGAATTGTGCGAGAATTAAATAAGATACAAGGGAATGCTTTAGTTCATACTTATGTAGCTAAACATCATTTTCGTAGTGTCTTTGATGATTTAGACAGTTTACGGCAAAATATTGGAGGTAGAAGTGCGGGAAAAGGCCGTACAGATAGTCAAGCAAAAGCAAGTGGATTTTGTGAAGCTATTGAGCGCTATTCGGGAGTTTTTCAAGGGAATGAAATCAGAGAAAAAGCGAGTTATCAAGAGTTAGGAGATAAAGCTATTCATCCTAACAAATGTATGAATTTTAGTGAAAAACAATATCAACATCGAGAAGAATGGAATGGGAAGAATCAAGGATGGTTTCAAAAAGTCCCTGAACCTTTTGATGAAACTAGAATCATTGATTGGACTCCTGTATGGTCTTTAACCGCTCAAGATTTTAAGTATTTACCGACGGGATATTGTTATTATGGTTATTCTCAATCTGAACCCTTAGATTGTTGGGCTGATTCTAATGGCTGCGCCGCAGGAAATACGATAGAAGAAGCGATTTTACAAGGGTTTATGGAGTTAGTGGAACGAGATTGTGTGGCTTTATGGTGGTATAATCAATTAGTTAAACCTTCCGTTAATTTAGAGAGCTTTAATGAGCCATATTTTGAGCAATTAAAGCAATATTATGAGGGGTTAAATCGGGAGCTATGGGTGTTAGATATTACCAGTGATTTGAATATTCCCTGTTTTGCTGCTATTAGTCCGAGAAAGGAGCGGGAAGTGGAGGACATTTTGTTAGGGTATGGGGCGCATTTTGACCCGAAAATTGCTATTAGTCGAGCGTTAACAGAGGTTAATCAAATCTTACCCAATGTGTTATCTTTTAAGGAAGATGGGACAACGATTTATCCTCCCTCTGCTGATCCTTTGGCGGTTAAATGGTGGCAAACGGCAAGGTTAAGCAATCAATCTTATTTAGTTCCCGATAGTAAAATAATACCCAAAAAAAGTCATAATTATTTACAATTAGCTAGTGATGATTTATTAGCGGATGTTAAATTGTGTCAGCGAATTGTTGAGTCAAAGGAGATGGAAATGTTAGTCTTAGATCAGACTCGTCCCGATATTGGTTTAAGGGTGGCTAAAGTCATTGTCCCCGGAATGCGTCATATGTGGAAGCGTTTAGGGGCAGGAAGATTGTATGATGTTCCTGTTAGCATGGGATGGTTAAAAGAGACTTTGACGGAAGATGAATTAAATCCTTTTCCCATGTGGATGTAA
- the psbE gene encoding cytochrome b559 subunit alpha, producing MSGSTGERPFGDIVTSIRYWIIHSITIPMLFIAGWLFVSTGLAYDVFGTPRPDEYYTQERQELPIINDRFEAKNQIEQFNQ from the coding sequence ATGTCAGGTAGTACCGGCGAACGTCCTTTTGGCGATATCGTTACCAGTATTCGTTACTGGATTATCCATAGCATCACCATCCCCATGCTGTTTATCGCAGGTTGGTTATTCGTGAGTACCGGTTTAGCTTACGATGTTTTTGGCACTCCCCGTCCCGATGAGTATTACACTCAAGAGCGTCAAGAATTACCGATCATTAATGATCGCTTTGAGGCCAAAAATCAAATCGAGCAGTTTAATCAGTAG
- a CDS encoding type II toxin-antitoxin system RelE/ParE family toxin, with protein sequence MGDKPIYWIGTSREDIRDFPEDAKRKAGFQLRAIQQGEKPNDFKPIPIIGQGTEEIRIWTGETYRIFYVARFKEAIYVLHAFGKKTQKTSKKEIELGQQRYQQMIQFRQQLQEG encoded by the coding sequence ATGGGAGATAAACCCATTTACTGGATTGGGACGTCAAGGGAAGATATTAGAGATTTTCCTGAAGACGCAAAGCGTAAAGCAGGTTTTCAACTGAGAGCTATTCAACAGGGAGAGAAACCCAATGATTTTAAACCCATTCCCATTATTGGTCAAGGAACAGAAGAAATTAGAATTTGGACAGGAGAAACCTACAGAATCTTTTATGTGGCAAGGTTTAAAGAAGCGATTTATGTCCTTCATGCTTTCGGTAAAAAAACACAGAAAACCTCGAAAAAAGAAATTGAATTGGGACAACAACGTTATCAACAAATGATTCAATTTAGACAACAATTACAGGAGGGATAA